A stretch of Amblyraja radiata isolate CabotCenter1 chromosome 6, sAmbRad1.1.pri, whole genome shotgun sequence DNA encodes these proteins:
- the LOC116973989 gene encoding interleukin-1 receptor type 1-like: protein MYTCSLEFVHFDRRFNVTQTMELKIELIKLIQPELMNPKNNTIQARLGSELNVTCEAHLGSGNLQMYGLSWMNIPKDNLRIKQGPKFRKKGTGPTFIIRRTLIISKIIEEDFQTKFDCVAHNSLGYGNTFLKLSRQSPDGIYDVITVFIPLIFGFLACFAIYVIFKVEIVLWYRDSFASPKIVHDGKTFDAYVIYPRSENKGSLDKCNSSYFALHILPQILEEKYGYKLFIYGRDELPGQAAAEVIEDNIRSSRRLIIILTWKPSADDQAYSGFERQVGLFEALIRNEIKVILIELEKFDCLNDFPASIRHIIQKNGTIKWKSYETSKPNAACSRFWKQVRYKMPARNKTCSWVPYDSATY, encoded by the exons ATGTACACGTGCAGCCTTGAATTTGTGCACTTTGACAGAAGGTTTAATGTAACACAGACAATGGAATTGAAAATAGAAC TCATCAAGTTGATACAGCCAGAGTTAATGAATCCTAAAAACAACACAATTCAAGCAAGACTTG GTTCTGAGCTGAATGTGACCTGTGAAGCTCATTTAGGATCTGGTAATCTGCAAATGTATGGGCTTTCCTGGATGAATATTCCCAAAGATAATTTAAGAATTAAGCAAGGGCCTAAATT TCGTAAAAAAGGAACTGGTCCTACCTTTATTATCAGGAGAACCCTAATTATCTCCAAGATCATTGAAGAAGACTTTCAAACCAAATTTGACTGTGTAGCACACAATTCCCTGGGATATGGAAATACTTTTCTAAAACTTTCACGTCAAT CACCAGATGGGATATATGATGTGATTACAGTCTTCATTCCACTAATCTTTGGATTTCTAGCCTGTTTCGCAATATACGTTATTTTCAAGGTGGAGATTGTCCTTTGGTATAGAGATTCATTCGCATCCCCAAAAATCGTTCATG ATGGTAAGACGTTTGACGCATATGTAATCTATCCAAGATCTGAGAATAAAGGCTCTTTGGATAAATGTAATTCAAGCTACTTTGCTCTTCACATTTTACCGCAAATACTCGAAGAAAAATATGGCTACAAACTATTCATTTATGGCAGAGATGAACTTCCTGGCCAGG CTGCAGCTGAAGTTATTGAAGATAATATACGGAGCAGCAGGAGACTGATAATCATTTTGACTTGGAAGCCTTCTGCTGATGATCAGGCATACTCTGGATTTGAACGCCAAGTTGGATTATTTGAGGCTTTAATCCggaatgaaattaaagtgattctAATTGAGTTGGAGAAATTTGACTGCTTGAATGACTTTCCAGCATCCATAAGACATATCATTCAAAAAAATGGCACCATCAAATGGAAATCATATGAAACAAGTAAACCTAATGCAGCTTGCTCAAGATTTTGGAAGCAAGTGAGATACAAAATGCCAGCCAGAAACAAGACCTGCAGCTGGGTTCCGTATGATTCAGCAACCTACTAA